Proteins encoded by one window of Bactrocera oleae isolate idBacOlea1 chromosome 4, idBacOlea1, whole genome shotgun sequence:
- the slbo gene encoding LOW QUALITY PROTEIN: CCAAT/enhancer-binding protein (The sequence of the model RefSeq protein was modified relative to this genomic sequence to represent the inferred CDS: inserted 2 bases in 1 codon; deleted 2 bases in 1 codon; substituted 1 base at 1 genomic stop codon) translates to MLNMESPQMYDTVQTLSQLDLKKQPPPQQAIIGQITLTAMSSGQQQQQQQCEQYXQQQPKQQSQQQQXGTDANNNNSNNVGNLAAAAAVAAQQQQNAGLVVKQHAVHQMQHAAAALNNNNNASAINANVNNVNNLLQKQMLQQYTQSDLDELTAQEITLDLQHLIDDQFREQEGLGIFSDMVTSPGGLSATLPPNGMVSAAAKVLQQHQLQQQTLRTQQHNYGRSALAYMPQAVHSGAAYSNNSSDENSSVGSDSSTIKEEPIDPEYRRHLQETNANNAAAAAFITNSGANGLYNPYQTAANNGQVGNNGGMSNGVGGAAPNFTNLTSANVLAHHSVNLPHLAAGAHLLKHHNKQLHHQRKSSLKHVDKGSEEYRRRRERNNIAVRKSREKAKVRSREVEERVKTLLKEKEALLRQLQEMTNEIQLHKQIYMQLMNHANPEVSRVCRSFLNTNDHGL, encoded by the exons ATGCTCAATATGGAGTCACCACAGATGTACGACACCGTGCAGACGCTCTCCCAGCTGGACCTCAAAAAGCAGCCACCGCCTCAGCAGGCGATCATCGGCCAGATCACGCTGACCGCCATGTCCAGTGGGCAGCaacagcaa caacaacaatgcgaacAATATTAACAGCAACAACCCAAACAGCAAtctcaacaacagca cggcacagatgccaacaacaacaacagcaataatgtgGGTAATTTGGCAGCTGCCGCGGCTGTtgctgcacaacaacaacaaaacgctgGACTGGTGGTTAAACAACACGCGGTGCATCAAATGCAGCATGCCGCCGCCgcgctcaacaacaacaacaatgcctcCGCCATTAATGCGAATGTGAATAACGTGAATAATTTGCTGCAAAAGCAAATGCTACAACAATACACGCAATCCGATTTGGATGAATTGACCGCGCAGGAAATCACTTTGGATCTGCAACATCTGATCGACGATCAGTTTCGCGAGCAGGAGGGTTTGGGCATCTTCAGCGATATGGTCACCAGTCCGGGTGGTTTGTCGGCCACGCTGCCGCCCAACGGCATGGTTAGCGCAGCGGCAAAGGTGCTGCAACAAcatcaactgcaacaacaaacgTTACGCACACAACAACACAATTATGGACGCAGCGCACTCGCCTACATGCCGCAAGCGGTGCATTCGGGCGCAGCATATAGCAACAATTCGAGCGATGAGAACTCCTCGGTCGGTTCTGACTCGTCCACCATCAAAGAGGAACCCATCGATCCGGAATATCGTCGACACCTACAAGAGACCAATGCGAATAATGCAGCAGCTGCCGCTTTCATAACAAACAGCGGCGCCAATGGGCTCTACAATCCGTATCAAACAGCGGCGAACAATGGCCAGGTGGGCAATAACGGTGGCATGAGCAATGGCGTTGGCGGCGCAGCGCCCAATTTCACCAATCTCACCTCAGCCAATGTGTTGGCGCATCACTCCGTGAATTTACCGCATTTGGCTGCCGGCGCACACCTACTCAAACACCACAACAAACAGCTGCACCATCAACGCAAATCGTCACTGAAACATGTCGATAAGGGCAGCGAAGAGTATCGGCGTCGTCGCGAACGCAACAACATAGCGGTGCGCAAGTCGCGCGAAAAGGCGAAGGTGCGCTCACGCGAAGTGGAGGAGCGCGTCAAAACGCTGCTCAAGGAGAAAGAGGCGCTGCTGCGTCAACTGCAGGAGATGACCAACGAAATTCAGTTACACAAACAGATCTACATGCAGCTGATGAATCATGCGAATCCGGAAGTGAGTCGCGTGTGCCGCAGTTTCCTCAACACCAACGATCATGGGCTTTAG
- the LOC106614199 gene encoding sphingomyelin phosphodiesterase isoform X2 encodes MTTRQYSFRWRLLITALILLLPAAYGFPFIFNSNRKVINWTVPEDDWVIQAVPRSITPHVELKKFPNRTNAEPAQSDEEFLARLRQLKRNDTMARMLWYDTTPDGLSYPPFVDKALKLFNLKQVAFEIENSVMSKVSCTACKAGAGLLQHYIRAGKTEAQIIKLIYEFCVNLNIQSSRVCEGVSTLFGSEVIYVLQRVNLGPDEICSFVIGDACGDVYNPYHEWEVIFPPVPKPPVAEVGMPKEAAPFFKVLHISDTHYDPHYVEGSNANCNEPLCCRLSSGRPSSPNDAAGKWGDYRKCDTPKRTVDNMLEHIADTHKDIDYILWTGDLPPHDVWNQTKAENLEIIKETVRQMTEKFPGIPIFPALGNHESAPVNSFPPPYVNQVDISISWLYDELDVQWRRWLPQSVSHTVRRGAFYSVLVRPGFRIISLNMNYCNNKNWWLLLNSTDPATELQWFIYELQSAEFSNEKVHVIGHIPPGHPDCLKVWSRNFYRIISRYESTISAQFYGHTHFDEFEMFYDPHDLSHPTSIAYIGPSVSPYYDLNPGYRVYYVDGDHDTTTRLVVDHESWIMNLKEANLYDYPIWYKLYTTRAAYNMKALRPVDWSNLIDEMANNQELFDLYYKNYWKNSPIRPACDAECRKRMLCDCKSGRSHDRRHFCEDVEAKVDDGSSKSWKSWLYRGLTNSYSLISSITYLPKYLLGFG; translated from the exons ATGACAACCCGCCAATACAGTTTTCGATGGCGCCTGCTTATAACGGCTTTGATTTTACTGCTGCCAGCGGCATATG GCTTCCCTTTCATCTTCAACAGCAACCGTAAGGTAATCAACTGGACCGTGCCGGAAGACGACTGGGTAATACAAGCAGTGCCGCGCAGCATAACGCCGCACGTAGAATTGAAAAAGTTTCCAAACCGCACAAACGCCGAACCGGCGCAAAGCGATGAAGAGTTTTTGGCGCGTTTGCGCCAACTCAAACGTAACGACACAATGGCGCGCATGCTTTGGTATGACACCACACCCGATGGGCTCAGCTACCCGCCATTTGTGGACAAGGCGCTGAAGCTGTTCAATCTCAAACAGGTGGCGTTCGAGATCGAGAACAGCGTAATGTCCAAGGTCTCATGTACCGCCTGCAAGGCTGGCGCTGGCCTACTGCAACATTATATACGCGCTGGCAAAACCGAGGCGCAGATCATCAAATTGATTTACGAATTTTGCGTTAATCTCAACATACAAAGTTCACGCGTTTGCGAAGGCGTCTCGACACTTTTCGGCAGTGAAGTGATTTATGTGCTGCAGCGCGTCAATCTTGGGCCAGATGAGATTTGCAGCTTTGTGATTGGTGACGCTTGTGGCGATGTGTACAATCCGTATCATGAGTGGGAAGTTATATTTCCGCCAGTGCCCAAGCCACCAGTTGCTGAAGTGGGCATGCCAAAGGAGGCGGCGCCATTCTTCAAAGTGCTACACATCTCAGATACACACTACGATCCACATTATGTGGAAGGCTCCAATGCTAACTGCAATGAGCCGTTATGTTGTCGGCTGAGCAGTGGACGTCCCTCCAGTCCAAACGATGCTGCGGGTAAATGGGGTGATTACCGCAAGTGCGATACGCCCAAACGTACGGTAGACAATATGTTGGAGCATATCGCCGATACGCATAAGGATATTGACTATATACTGTGGACTGGTGACCTGCCGCCACACGACGTTTGGAATCAAACCAAGGCGGAGAACTTAGAGATTATTAAGGAGACTGTGCGCCAGATGACGGAAAAGTTTCCCGGCATACCGATCTTCCCGGCGTTGGGCAATCACGAAAGTGCGCCCGTCAACAGCTTTCCGCCACCGTATGTGAACCAAGTGGACATCTCTATATCGTGGTTATATGACGAATTGGATGTGCAATGGCGTCGTTGGTTGCCACAGAGTGTTTCGCATACAGTGCGACGTGGCGCCTTCTATTCGGTGCTCGTGCGTCCAGGCTTCCGTATTATTTCACTCAATATGAattattgcaataataaaaattg GTGGTTACTGTTAAATTCCACAGATCCGGCGACAGAGCTGCAATGGTTTATATATGAACTGCAGAGCGCTGAATTCTCCAACGAGAAAGTGCATGTGATCGGTCACATACCGCCAGGACATCCGGATTGTTTGAAGGTCTGGTCACGCAACTTCTATCGCATCATTTCGCGTTACGAGAGCACAATTTCCGCACAGTTCTATGGACACACACACTTTGACGAGTTCGAAATGTTCTACGATCCACATGATCTTA GTCATCCCACAAGTATAGCATATATTGGTCCATCGGTATCACCATATTATGATCTAAATCCAGGCTATCGTGTGTACTATGTTGATGGTGATCACGACACTACCACACGTTTGGTCGTGGATCACGAATCTTGGATCATGAATTTGAAAGAGGCAAACCTTTACGACTACCCCATATGGTATAAGTTGTATACCACACGTGCAGCGTATAACATGAAAGCACTCAGACCTGTGGACTGGAGTAACTTAATCGATGAAATGGCGAATAATCAagaattatttgatttatattacAA AAACTACTGGAAGAACTCACCAATACGACCGGCTTGTGACGCCGAATGCCGCAAACGTATGCTTTGCGATTGCAAGAGCGGACGTTCGCACGACCGACGGCATTTCTGCGAGGACGTCGAGGCGAAAGTAGACGACGGCTCGTCGAAGTCCTGGAAGTCATGGCTGTACCGTGGCTTGACAAACTC TTATAGTCTGATCTCGTCCATCACGTACCTGCCCAAGTATCTGTTGGGCTTCGGCTGA
- the LOC106614199 gene encoding sphingomyelin phosphodiesterase isoform X1, whose product MTTRQYSFRWRLLITALILLLPAAYGFPFIFNSNRKVINWTVPEDDWVIQAVPRSITPHVELKKFPNRTNAEPAQSDEEFLARLRQLKRNDTMARMLWYDTTPDGLSYPPFVDKALKLFNLKQVAFEIENSVMSKVSCTACKAGAGLLQHYIRAGKTEAQIIKLIYEFCVNLNIQSSRVCEGVSTLFGSEVIYVLQRVNLGPDEICSFVIGDACGDVYNPYHEWEVIFPPVPKPPVAEVGMPKEAAPFFKVLHISDTHYDPHYVEGSNANCNEPLCCRLSSGRPSSPNDAAGKWGDYRKCDTPKRTVDNMLEHIADTHKDIDYILWTGDLPPHDVWNQTKAENLEIIKETVRQMTEKFPGIPIFPALGNHESAPVNSFPPPYVNQVDISISWLYDELDVQWRRWLPQSVSHTVRRGAFYSVLVRPGFRIISLNMNYCNNKNWWLLLNSTDPATELQWFIYELQSAEFSNEKVHVIGHIPPGHPDCLKVWSRNFYRIISRYESTISAQFYGHTHFDEFEMFYDPHDLSHPTSIAYIGPSVSPYYDLNPGYRVYYVDGDHDTTTRLVVDHESWIMNLKEANLYDYPIWYKLYTTRAAYNMKALRPVDWSNLIDEMANNQELFDLYYKNYWKNSPIRPACDAECRKRMLCDCKSGRSHDRRHFCEDVEAKVDDGSSKSWKSWLYRGLTNSEENTVETSTEKWRVPDVLYIFTR is encoded by the exons ATGACAACCCGCCAATACAGTTTTCGATGGCGCCTGCTTATAACGGCTTTGATTTTACTGCTGCCAGCGGCATATG GCTTCCCTTTCATCTTCAACAGCAACCGTAAGGTAATCAACTGGACCGTGCCGGAAGACGACTGGGTAATACAAGCAGTGCCGCGCAGCATAACGCCGCACGTAGAATTGAAAAAGTTTCCAAACCGCACAAACGCCGAACCGGCGCAAAGCGATGAAGAGTTTTTGGCGCGTTTGCGCCAACTCAAACGTAACGACACAATGGCGCGCATGCTTTGGTATGACACCACACCCGATGGGCTCAGCTACCCGCCATTTGTGGACAAGGCGCTGAAGCTGTTCAATCTCAAACAGGTGGCGTTCGAGATCGAGAACAGCGTAATGTCCAAGGTCTCATGTACCGCCTGCAAGGCTGGCGCTGGCCTACTGCAACATTATATACGCGCTGGCAAAACCGAGGCGCAGATCATCAAATTGATTTACGAATTTTGCGTTAATCTCAACATACAAAGTTCACGCGTTTGCGAAGGCGTCTCGACACTTTTCGGCAGTGAAGTGATTTATGTGCTGCAGCGCGTCAATCTTGGGCCAGATGAGATTTGCAGCTTTGTGATTGGTGACGCTTGTGGCGATGTGTACAATCCGTATCATGAGTGGGAAGTTATATTTCCGCCAGTGCCCAAGCCACCAGTTGCTGAAGTGGGCATGCCAAAGGAGGCGGCGCCATTCTTCAAAGTGCTACACATCTCAGATACACACTACGATCCACATTATGTGGAAGGCTCCAATGCTAACTGCAATGAGCCGTTATGTTGTCGGCTGAGCAGTGGACGTCCCTCCAGTCCAAACGATGCTGCGGGTAAATGGGGTGATTACCGCAAGTGCGATACGCCCAAACGTACGGTAGACAATATGTTGGAGCATATCGCCGATACGCATAAGGATATTGACTATATACTGTGGACTGGTGACCTGCCGCCACACGACGTTTGGAATCAAACCAAGGCGGAGAACTTAGAGATTATTAAGGAGACTGTGCGCCAGATGACGGAAAAGTTTCCCGGCATACCGATCTTCCCGGCGTTGGGCAATCACGAAAGTGCGCCCGTCAACAGCTTTCCGCCACCGTATGTGAACCAAGTGGACATCTCTATATCGTGGTTATATGACGAATTGGATGTGCAATGGCGTCGTTGGTTGCCACAGAGTGTTTCGCATACAGTGCGACGTGGCGCCTTCTATTCGGTGCTCGTGCGTCCAGGCTTCCGTATTATTTCACTCAATATGAattattgcaataataaaaattg GTGGTTACTGTTAAATTCCACAGATCCGGCGACAGAGCTGCAATGGTTTATATATGAACTGCAGAGCGCTGAATTCTCCAACGAGAAAGTGCATGTGATCGGTCACATACCGCCAGGACATCCGGATTGTTTGAAGGTCTGGTCACGCAACTTCTATCGCATCATTTCGCGTTACGAGAGCACAATTTCCGCACAGTTCTATGGACACACACACTTTGACGAGTTCGAAATGTTCTACGATCCACATGATCTTA GTCATCCCACAAGTATAGCATATATTGGTCCATCGGTATCACCATATTATGATCTAAATCCAGGCTATCGTGTGTACTATGTTGATGGTGATCACGACACTACCACACGTTTGGTCGTGGATCACGAATCTTGGATCATGAATTTGAAAGAGGCAAACCTTTACGACTACCCCATATGGTATAAGTTGTATACCACACGTGCAGCGTATAACATGAAAGCACTCAGACCTGTGGACTGGAGTAACTTAATCGATGAAATGGCGAATAATCAagaattatttgatttatattacAA AAACTACTGGAAGAACTCACCAATACGACCGGCTTGTGACGCCGAATGCCGCAAACGTATGCTTTGCGATTGCAAGAGCGGACGTTCGCACGACCGACGGCATTTCTGCGAGGACGTCGAGGCGAAAGTAGACGACGGCTCGTCGAAGTCCTGGAAGTCATGGCTGTACCGTGGCTTGACAAACTC CGAGGAGAACACAGTCGAGACCTCAACCGAAAAGTGGCGAGTGCCCGATGTGCTGTACATATTTACACGCTGA
- the LOC106614199 gene encoding sphingomyelin phosphodiesterase isoform X3 has translation MTTRQYSFRWRLLITALILLLPAAYGFPFIFNSNRKVINWTVPEDDWVIQAVPRSITPHVELKKFPNRTNAEPAQSDEEFLARLRQLKRNDTMARMLWYDTTPDGLSYPPFVDKALKLFNLKQVAFEIENSVMSKVSCTACKAGAGLLQHYIRAGKTEAQIIKLIYEFCVNLNIQSSRVCEGVSTLFGSEVIYVLQRVNLGPDEICSFVIGDACGDVYNPYHEWEVIFPPVPKPPVAEVGMPKEAAPFFKVLHISDTHYDPHYVEGSNANCNEPLCCRLSSGRPSSPNDAAGKWGDYRKCDTPKRTVDNMLEHIADTHKDIDYILWTGDLPPHDVWNQTKAENLEIIKETVRQMTEKFPGIPIFPALGNHESAPVNSFPPPYVNQVDISISWLYDELDVQWRRWLPQSVSHTVRRGAFYSVLVRPGFRIISLNMNYCNNKNWWLLLNSTDPATELQWFIYELQSAEFSNEKVHVIGHIPPGHPDCLKVWSRNFYRIISRYESTISAQFYGHTHFDEFEMFYDPHDLSHPTSIAYIGPSVSPYYDLNPGYRVYYVDGDHDTTTRLVVDHESWIMNLKEANLYDYPIWYKLYTTRAAYNMKALRPVDWSNLIDEMANNQELFDLYYKNYWKNSPIRPACDAECRKRMLCDCKSGRSHDRRHFCEDVEAKVDDGSSKSWKSWLYRGLTNSVSAVTNTYEAVSNILSD, from the exons ATGACAACCCGCCAATACAGTTTTCGATGGCGCCTGCTTATAACGGCTTTGATTTTACTGCTGCCAGCGGCATATG GCTTCCCTTTCATCTTCAACAGCAACCGTAAGGTAATCAACTGGACCGTGCCGGAAGACGACTGGGTAATACAAGCAGTGCCGCGCAGCATAACGCCGCACGTAGAATTGAAAAAGTTTCCAAACCGCACAAACGCCGAACCGGCGCAAAGCGATGAAGAGTTTTTGGCGCGTTTGCGCCAACTCAAACGTAACGACACAATGGCGCGCATGCTTTGGTATGACACCACACCCGATGGGCTCAGCTACCCGCCATTTGTGGACAAGGCGCTGAAGCTGTTCAATCTCAAACAGGTGGCGTTCGAGATCGAGAACAGCGTAATGTCCAAGGTCTCATGTACCGCCTGCAAGGCTGGCGCTGGCCTACTGCAACATTATATACGCGCTGGCAAAACCGAGGCGCAGATCATCAAATTGATTTACGAATTTTGCGTTAATCTCAACATACAAAGTTCACGCGTTTGCGAAGGCGTCTCGACACTTTTCGGCAGTGAAGTGATTTATGTGCTGCAGCGCGTCAATCTTGGGCCAGATGAGATTTGCAGCTTTGTGATTGGTGACGCTTGTGGCGATGTGTACAATCCGTATCATGAGTGGGAAGTTATATTTCCGCCAGTGCCCAAGCCACCAGTTGCTGAAGTGGGCATGCCAAAGGAGGCGGCGCCATTCTTCAAAGTGCTACACATCTCAGATACACACTACGATCCACATTATGTGGAAGGCTCCAATGCTAACTGCAATGAGCCGTTATGTTGTCGGCTGAGCAGTGGACGTCCCTCCAGTCCAAACGATGCTGCGGGTAAATGGGGTGATTACCGCAAGTGCGATACGCCCAAACGTACGGTAGACAATATGTTGGAGCATATCGCCGATACGCATAAGGATATTGACTATATACTGTGGACTGGTGACCTGCCGCCACACGACGTTTGGAATCAAACCAAGGCGGAGAACTTAGAGATTATTAAGGAGACTGTGCGCCAGATGACGGAAAAGTTTCCCGGCATACCGATCTTCCCGGCGTTGGGCAATCACGAAAGTGCGCCCGTCAACAGCTTTCCGCCACCGTATGTGAACCAAGTGGACATCTCTATATCGTGGTTATATGACGAATTGGATGTGCAATGGCGTCGTTGGTTGCCACAGAGTGTTTCGCATACAGTGCGACGTGGCGCCTTCTATTCGGTGCTCGTGCGTCCAGGCTTCCGTATTATTTCACTCAATATGAattattgcaataataaaaattg GTGGTTACTGTTAAATTCCACAGATCCGGCGACAGAGCTGCAATGGTTTATATATGAACTGCAGAGCGCTGAATTCTCCAACGAGAAAGTGCATGTGATCGGTCACATACCGCCAGGACATCCGGATTGTTTGAAGGTCTGGTCACGCAACTTCTATCGCATCATTTCGCGTTACGAGAGCACAATTTCCGCACAGTTCTATGGACACACACACTTTGACGAGTTCGAAATGTTCTACGATCCACATGATCTTA GTCATCCCACAAGTATAGCATATATTGGTCCATCGGTATCACCATATTATGATCTAAATCCAGGCTATCGTGTGTACTATGTTGATGGTGATCACGACACTACCACACGTTTGGTCGTGGATCACGAATCTTGGATCATGAATTTGAAAGAGGCAAACCTTTACGACTACCCCATATGGTATAAGTTGTATACCACACGTGCAGCGTATAACATGAAAGCACTCAGACCTGTGGACTGGAGTAACTTAATCGATGAAATGGCGAATAATCAagaattatttgatttatattacAA AAACTACTGGAAGAACTCACCAATACGACCGGCTTGTGACGCCGAATGCCGCAAACGTATGCTTTGCGATTGCAAGAGCGGACGTTCGCACGACCGACGGCATTTCTGCGAGGACGTCGAGGCGAAAGTAGACGACGGCTCGTCGAAGTCCTGGAAGTCATGGCTGTACCGTGGCTTGACAAACTC TGTTTCTGCAGTTACCAATACATATGAAGCTGTTTCAAACATTTTAAGTGACTAA